The genomic segment ATTGAATGTCTTGTAAAAGAAGAGACATGTCTGTTAATCGAGTGCAAACTAATTACAAAAACCTAACTTGTTTATTCCTAGACCAGAACTAAATTAGTTTTAAAAGACTGTTTGTATTACCGATAgagaaatatattatttattttagatttaatCTGAAATTATGTAAATCATTGGGTGCTCATCATGTAGTATTACCATGATATTAACATCTTCATATATAACCGTATTCTGTATGGCGCAACAAACTCGGCACAGCGAAATTCTTTTTTAAGGAACAGAAAGATAAGCGACAGATGTAAGAAGAAACAGTAGAGAATTCGAAGTCATCAAGAGAATAAACAATAGCTTCCCTCGTAACTTATGAATATATGGTcagtttcaaataaaaaaatacaacatactAGGTATTTCCTCATAATTAAAGTATGGAATCAACATGTATTCCACACGCTTCTTTTCATGATCAGTATACATGTGGTTATTGATAATAAAAGACATGTGACTATTGATAGTGAAAGTAAAGATGAAGAACTCATACGTACCATTAGTGGGGTCCAACACGTGGCGAATACGACCATCAACACCACaagaaatatcataataaagACATCATTCCGCCGCGTCCGCCCACTCCGTGACCCGACACTGGCCGCCTTCCGCCTCAACCCATTCTGTCTGTTTGCTTTACCTAACATAAAAATTACTAAAGAGTTCAGAATGGCTGTCAGTAATATCATTATGATTCCGATTGTGGCGTAAAAGTAGGCGAAAAACTTGTCTTCGATATCGGTACCAAAAAAGTTAAAGAAGCACCAGGTACCTGGGAACTGTAGAACATTTTGGCCGAGACCAATTAAAGGGAGGAAGGCGATGGAGATGGACACTAGCCATAAACTAATTACTGCTAGGTTGACCAGATACGCCTTCTTCATAGTGACATTGTAGGAATAAGGAAACCACACGGCCACGAAACGGTCAAGCGACATGGCTGCTACAATAAACACAGTGGCCAGTCCAGCAAATATGAGCATGAAGGAGAGGTAGTCACACAGGGGTTGGCCTCCTACCCATTTAAGATTGTTAGCATAAACAATAAAAGCCACTGGGGACGTTGCCACGATTCCAAATAAGTCTGTCACAGCCAGTGCACCAACAAGACGATAAAACACTCGCCATTTGTGACTTTTAGCGGATCTGACAAGTACAAATATGGCCAACAGATTCCCGATTACTCCGAAGGTAAACTGTATGGCTGTCGATGCCGGGGAAACCTTTCGGCCTGTAGTCGACAACGTCACATTACTATCATTAGTCTGATTGGCGGAGTTAAGGGTCAAGTTAAAAATGTCCAGAAGCGGCCAAGTGGCCACTGATGCTGTGTCCGGTGTTTCCCAGTCGTATACCGTTGAAGTCGCCATTACATAAAGTGAATATCCTTGGTCCTGGTACTCAGTACTAACTGTAGGTAGTGTCGCCGTTACGTTGGTCCAGGGAGTTCCATGCTGTTGAATGGTTAATACTAGCTACTACCGTGCTTATATAGCACTATGTCACACGGGATGTCGATACCAGTGAGCGCCAGTGATTCCTGCGTCTgtcatttctataatgtataaaTTGTTCTGGATTTTTAAAGCAATGGTGTTCTAATAAATTTATCCCCAATACGTCCAATACACATCCGCGGAGAGTCAGCACTAAATCTGTTGTTCACAGATGCGTTGTATGGCCGTTAATTAGACAGGAAATACGACACTGACGGTTTCGGATGTCTATCAACAGGCGTCGATTGTTTCACCTCTGAAAACACATAAAAAGACAGTGGATATATTTGTTGTAGAAAACAGGCACGATCATATTATAATATCGATACCGTCCACACTGTAGACAGACGGTGTGGATGATTACTGACAAgcactgtactgtacagtgtgGAAATCTGGCAATAAAAGCTTATATTTCTTTACTCTGTCATACCTTTGTTATACATAACATAATAATAATTCCCTAGATACGAAAACATTTCCGCTGTACCTTATAGTACTCTATTGTTTCGCCAGATGGCAGGGTGATAACTTGATCAATGGCATCACCAATTGTCCCTTAAAGGTGACGTTAATTTTCCTAGATCTATAACTACATAGCGTTTAGTTAATGTAAGCATTCACAAAACATTTCCCTTTCTAAAAGTCCATGCTAAATGACAATCTGAACCTTTAAAATGCATGGTTAATGTGTagatccgaaccttctataCACAATGGATTCGTCAGATTTATAGTACAGGGTCAATGTGTGGATCAGAACcttcaatacacaatggattcGTCAGATTTATAGTACAGGGTAAATGTGTGGATCCGAACcttcaatacacaatggattcGTCAGATTTATAGTACAGGGTAAATGTGTGGATCCGAACCTTCAATACAGAATGGATTCGTCAGATTTATAGTACAGGGTAAATGTGTGGGTCAGAACcttcaatacacaatggattcGTCAGATTTATAGTACAGGGTAAATGTGTGGATCCGAACCTTCTATACACAATGGATTCGTCAGATTTATAGTACAGGGTAAATATGTGGATCCGAACcttcaatacacaatggattcGTCAGATTTATAGTACAGGGTAAAAGGTTTGGATCAGAACCCTCAATACAGAATGGATTCGTCAGATTTATAGTACAGGGTAAATGTGTGGATCAGAACcttcaatacacaatggattcGTCAGATTTATAGTACAGGGTAAATGTGTGGATCCGAACCTTCTATACACAATGGATTCGTCAGATTTATAGTACAGGGTAAATGTGTGGGTCAGAACCTTCTATACACAATGGATTCGTCAGATTTATAGTACAGGGTAAATGTGTGGATCCGAACCTTCTATACACAATGGATTCGTCAGATTTATAGTACAGGGTAAATGTGTGGGTCAGAACcttcaatacacaatggattcGTCAGATTTATAGTACAAGGTAAATGTGTGGACCAGAACcttcaatacacaatggattcGTCAGATTTATAGTACATGGTCAATGTGTGGATCCGAACcttcaatacacaatggattcGTCAGATTTATAGTACAGGGTAAATGTGTGGATCCGAACcttcaatacacaatggattcAGATTTATAGTACAGGGTCAATGTGTGGATCCGAACcttcaatacacaatggattcAGATTTATAGTACAGGGTCAATGTGTGGACCAGAACcttcaatacacaatggattcAGATTTATAGTACAGGGTCAATGTGTGGATCCGAACcttcaatacacaatggattcGTCAGATTTATAGTACATGGTCAATGTGTGGATCCGAACCTCCAATACACAATGGATTCGTCAGATTTATAGTACAGGGTAAATGTGTGGGTCAGAACcttcaatacacaatggattcGTCAGATTTATAGTACATGGTCAATGTGTGGATCCGAACcttcaatacacaatggattcGTCAGATTTATAGTACATGGTCAATGTGTGGATCCGAACCTCCAATACACAATGGATTCGTCAGATTTATAGTACAGGGTAAATGTGTGGGTCAGAACcttcaatacacaatggattcAGATTTATAGTACAGGGTAAATGTGTGGATCCGAACcttcaatacacaatggattcGTCAGATTTATAGTACAGGGTAAATGTGTGGGTCAGAACcttcaatacacaatggattcGTCAGATTTATAGTACAGGGTAAATGTGTGGATCAGAACcttcaatacacaatggattcGTCAGATTTATAGTACAGGGTCAATGTGTGGATCATCAGATTTATAGTACAGGGTCAATGTGTGGATCCGAACcttcaatacacaatggattcGTCAGATTTATAGTACATGGTCAATGTGTGGATCATCAGATTTATAGTACAGGGTCAATGTGTGGATCATCAGATTTATAGTACAGGGTAAATGTGTGGATCCGAACcttcaatacacaatggattcGTCAGATTTATAGTACAGGGTAAATGTGTGGGTCAGAACcttcaatacacaatggattcGTCAGATTTATAGTACAGGGTAAATGTGTGGATCCGAACcttcaatacacaatggattcGTCAGATTTATAGTACAGGGTCAATGTGTGGGTCAGAACcttcaatacacaatggattcAGATTTATAGTACAGGGTCAATGTGTGGATCCGAACCTCCAATACACAATGGATTCGTCAGATTTATAGTACAGGGTCAATGTGTGGGTCAGAACcttcaatacacaatggattcAGATTTATAGTACAGGGTCAATGTGTGGATCCGAACCTCCAATACACAATGGATTCGTCAGATTTATAGTACAGGGTCAATGTGTGGGTCAGAACcttcaatacacaatggattcGTCAGATTTATAGTACAGGGTCAATGTGTGGATCCGAACCTCCAATACACAATGGATTCGTCAGATTTATAGTACAGGGTCAATGTGTGGACCAGAACCTTCAATACAGAATGGATTCGTCAGATTTATAGTACAGGGTCAATGTGTGGATCCGAACcttcaatacacaatggattcAGACTTAAAGGACATGGTAAATGTGTGGGTTCAGACTTAAAGGACATGGTAAACATGTGGATCTGCTCTAATTGCTTTTGTTGTGTGCGTTGAGTAGTTACTACCGGGTGGGTTTGTTCTATACCATCATCAACGAGTCgtcccttacctgtatgtaacaaGAGTATCACGGATCGGAACAATATTCGTCCGTCTGCTGTCATATAGTGTTTAgtgtttatttattacataatgcggttgattttccttaactatacgcaTAAGGTATATTAtgaactattgcacggctaaaatgactaGTACACGATCACTTGATAACTATTGAACTCCtatgacgtttcggaatttagtCCTACCCTCTCAAGCGTCTAAGTAACTCAGATGTCAATACTGCCAGACGACAGTCATGGCGACTTCAAGGGATTTTAAGTGAGTTTCAgcgattatgtaataaaacaagtatatcatgggtaCCTGTgtaatagtccagaatatttgatcggacggactgacggacggagggacgtatacaaaatattagccacacgagtgaaatatatttggtattactgaagatacatgtactgttaGATATTTTGTGTATTGCATTTTTATAGGAAAATATACACGGTCAGTAATTTTCCCGACTGCCGcttgtaagcagtgttttgattgatcAAATAAGAATAGGTGATAATTATTAGAAAATGAGATATCTTTCGGTAGTTAGAAATGTCACttttatatattgaataatCTTCGATATTTAACTGGTTATTTACAGTATGTCATGTTGCGttgataaatatatgataaataaactTTGAGTTCGTTGATTCTGGAGTCTTTCCCTAACGCTGGCTGTAAACATACGTGTTTTATTCATACGGACTATAATTCATTACTCATTCTAAATTTTGATTGtattctacatgtacattgtatatacatccTTGTTTCAACTTATTCCGTATTTTTTAGTTTCGCAATATTGATCAACAGATAATACGGAACCTCAGGTGTGCGATTCAAACACACATCGCACAACTGTGTGCACCATGTGCGCTAATACACAACAGGTATGCAGGGTGTGCGCGAGATATTTCTGGTGCGTTGTGCGATTCCACAACCGTATCTCATAAACAGTAAAGTGTATTGCCCAAGAGCAAAGTAGTTTCAAAAAGGTAACCTACTTTTATGATTTAAATTCATCCTTTTAACTCTGTATAACTGCTTGAGAAAAGCAGCATGCTTGAATATCTTTACTAAGATTCATGctgttttaacattttatattttctcaTCAAGCCAAGACATGAAAGCAGAGTGTCACATGAAAGACCGTACATAATGAAAAAGAGGCTGTAATAATTGATGAGTTAATTATGAATGAAGGTGGAAAGCAAAATGTCAAAAGATGAATTTGAGACATAGAGACAGAAACGCTTGTAGATTTTTTACTTCATTAGTCTCTTTGATAATTTACATCTTTATTACATTTGGAAAGACAAGACGAGGAGCGCCAGACATGGTTGGTGTCCCTTGTCTTTAGACCACATGTGAAGCTCTTCATCTTGATCCacacattattttatattcGTTCGCGTTCCAACGATACATAGCAGCTAGAGAGTGGCATCGCGTATTTACCGAAACAAGAAATTATCAGCAAACATCAGTGTCCCACGCAAAGGAGTTTCCTGGCGAAGGCGGGTGATACGTCAGTGCCATGGATTACCAATGTCCGCAGAGACATAAACCTTAATAGGGATCTAGAACTCTACCTTGAGTCAAATATTAGTGGTAGAAACATGCATGGTCTGTCATATTTATTCTCGCCTCACCAATGACACCCGTGGGTGTGGTAAATCAGTAATAACAGAAGGAAGTCATACATCACGTGATATTGATGATGGGTATGATTTAATCAACTTGCCATGGATACCAGTTTCCGTAAAGAATTCAACATAACGGACACATTGTGTACACCGAATTCTCACTGGAAATTGGTGATCCGACAAACCATTTGtgatgtaatataattataccGTGGTTATGTTGACTCCACTAAATATGTATCCATTATTAATGCATGTTTTCAGATCGATCAGAATGCATTAATATCGAATTCCATCAGGTAACAAATACCGAGAAAATCGACCATCTCTTTGGGAAAAACAAGTATAGTATTGgaagtgtacatgtactgtcatTGTAGtaatgtttcaatatttaattcaaTCAGATAGACAAAGTTCCGTACATATTTAGATAAGGTATTTAGTAATTAGGTCAACATAGACTGGTACATAGATATAAAAAGTAAAACTGTAACCtagatatcattaatatatcatGGCCCCAGTAGAGAGAAAATATTGATCACCCAAACTGGCCTGATGAAAGTAGCACAAACGGAAGTTAGTGTAATGTTCGGGAAGTGATACATATCATTGACATCCGGATCGGGCTGATGAAGACGGAAGTACTTCCGGTTCAGAAAGTGGTCATTGTATGACACTGTAGCATACAACACAATAATAGCTAATAGTGTACATGGAACGAATGACATCGACCTTTTATATGTACGTATTTATAACGTTTTATAGGAGATGTAGAACTGACGTACTAGCTGTAATCCAATAAATCTGATCTAGGATAAACCCGTACACGTGTTTTGTCATTGTTCAGGCATTTATCATGTTCAGTTTGACTATGCGAGCTGTCACcgattgtaaaacaaaaacgaCATTGTCAGCTAAATATTCATGTTAAAGCATTTTATCGGCGCATGATGGCTATTGAAACCTTAACATCACCAGAAAGCATTTATTTTATGCAATGCCCTAAAAGACCGAACCTGTGAGTTTTCATGCAGTATTACCAACGCCACAGGGAATACAAAACTTGACTGCTGCCATTTAAGGTTTAAAATACTCTCATTCGATACCTGTCAGCTTCTGTTTTCGATTCTACTATTCAGCAGTTTTTATACACGGTCGTTCTAGCCATGACTATTTTTTTCTTAACGTTGATACAATCTGCACTTTATAACATAAATGGCATAGAGCATTGCCTAGTAACTAGGCTAGAATATCTAGTCGATTCCATTCAATGTCGAACAGTCAATCTAAATATCTCAAGTCCTTTTACCTTAAATCTCACATACCTAtaccttacatctcacatacctaTACCTTACATCTCACGTACCTCTACCTTACATCTCACGTACCTAtaccttacatctcacatacctataccttacatctcacatatctataccttacatctcacatacctataccttacatctcacatacctataccttacatctcacatacctcTACCTTATATCTCACATACCTctaccttacatctcacacACCTCTACCTTAAATCTCACACACCTCTACCTTAAATCTCACATACCTATACCTTACATCTCACGAGCCTCTACCTTACATCTCATATACCTCTAGCTTACATCTCACTTACCTCTTccttacatctcacatacctatacttacatctcacatacctctaccttacatctcacgtacctctaccttacatctcacatacctataccttacatctcacatacctaTACCTAACATCCCACATACCTATACCTCACATCTCACATACCTAtaccttacatctcacatacctcTAGCTTACATCTCACTTACCTCTTccttacatctcacatacctatacttacatctcacatacctctaccttacatctcacgtacctctaccttacatctcacatacctaTACCTTACATCTCAAATACCTATACCTAACATCCCACATACCTATACCTTACATCTAACATACCTATACCTTACATCTCACGAGCCTCtaccttacatctcacatacctcTAGCTTACATCTCACTTACCTCTTccttacatctcacatacctatacttacatctcacatacctctaccttacatctcacgtacctctaccttacatctcacatacctaTACCTAACATCCCACATACCTAtaccttacatctcacatacctataccttacatctcacgtacctctaccttacatctcacatacctcTACCTTATATCTCACATACCTATACCTTACATCTCACTTACCTCtaccttacatctcacatacctcTAGCTTACATCTCACTTACCTCtaccttacatctcacatacctatacttacatctcacatacctctaccttacatctcacatacctaTACCTTAAATCTCACATACCTAtaccttacatctcacatacctcTACCTTACATCTCACTTACCTCTAtcttacatctcacatacctcTACCTTACATCTCACTTACCTCTATCTTACGTCTCACATACATCTACCTTACATATCACATACCTCTATCTTACGTCTCACATACCTATACCTTACATCTCATATACCTCTACCTTACATCTCACGAGCCTCtaccttacatctcacatacctaTACCTTACATCTCACTTACCTCTTccttacatctcacatacctataccttacatctcacatacctctaccttacatctcacatacctataccttacatctcacatacctctaccttacatctcacatacctaTACCCTACATCTCACATACCTAtaccttacatctcacatacatataccttacATCTCATATACCTCtaccttacatctcacatacctctaccttacatctcatatacctctaccttacatctcacatacctctaccttacatctcacataccttTACCTTACATCTCATATACCTCtaccttacatctcacatacctaTACCTTACATCTCATATACCTCTACCTTACATCTCACTTACCTCTAtcttacatctcacatacctctaccttacatctcacttacctctaccttacatctcacatacctcTATCTTACGTCTCACATACCTATACCTTACATCTCACGTACCTCtaccttacatctcacatacctaTACCTCACATCTCACGTACCTCTACCTTACATCTCACGTACCTCTACCTTACATCTCACTTACCTCTTCCTTACATCTCACGTACCTCTACCTTACATATCACAAACCTCTACCTTACATCTCAAGTACCTCTACCTTACGTCTCACATACCTATACCTTACATCTCACTTACCTCtaccttacatctcacatacctctaccttacatctcacatacctcTATCTTACGTCTCACATACCTCTACCTTACATCTCACGTACCTCTACCTTACATCTCACGTACCTCTACCTTACATCTCATATACCTCTACCTTACATATCACGTGCCTCtaccttacatctcacatacctcTACCTTACATCTCACGAACCTCtaccttacatctcacataTCTATACCTTACAGCTCACATATCTATACCTAACATCTCACATACCTAtaccttacatctcacatacctataccttacatctcacatacctcTACCTTACATCTCATATACCTATACCTTACATCTCATATACCTAtaccttacatctcacatacctctaccttacatctcacatacctctaccttacatctcacatacctcTACCTTACATCTCACGAACCTCtaccttacatctcacatacctctaccttacatctcacatacctctctaccttacatctcacatacctataccttacatctcacatacctaTACCTTACATCTCACGAACCTCtaccttacatctcacatacctcTACCTTACATCTCACGTACCTATACCTTACATCTCACGAGCCTCTACCTTACATCTCACTTACCTCtaccttacatctcacatacctcTACCTTACATCTCATATACCTCTACCTTACATCTCATATACCTCTACCTTACATATCACATAACCACATTTTGATGCTGATTTCAAAGAGGAAGTACAGCGTAACATCGGACAAATGTACATGAACAGTTTTAATAACCAGAACACTATATGCAAGAAAAACATTCGGTTTGATGAATTAACAAAAGCAATTGGCGATATGAAAAATGGGAAAGCAGGTGGTCATGATAGCATTATTGTGGAACATATTCGTTATGGAGGAACTGTGCTGAAGAAAGTCCTagtcattttgtttaacattattATTGATCTGGAGGATTATCCTAAACACTTCAAGAAGGGAATCGTC from the Pecten maximus chromosome 4, xPecMax1.1, whole genome shotgun sequence genome contains:
- the LOC117325031 gene encoding prostaglandin E2 receptor EP4 subtype-like isoform X1 gives rise to the protein MATSTVYDWETPDTASVATWPLLDIFNLTLNSANQTNDSNVTLSTTGRKVSPASTAIQFTFGVIGNLLAIFVLVRSAKSHKWRVFYRLVGALAVTDLFGIVATSPVAFIVYANNLKWVGGQPLCDYLSFMLIFAGLATVFIVAAMSLDRFVAVWFPYSYNVTMKKAYLVNLAVISLWLVSISIAFLPLIGLGQNVLQFPGTWCFFNFFGTDIEDKFFAYFYATIGIIMILLTAILNSLVIFMLGKANRQNGLRRKAASVGSRSGRTRRNDVFIMIFLVVLMVVFATCWTPLMVRVIINQSAAFPVDYRSDLMAVRLASINQILDPWVYILFRKEFLSKLLQFGKRHTRSGLFHRLSSTRSRTGSERSMTDDVFEQPATDCGEILLETSEKQETVKSNGVNGDIKDSAA
- the LOC117325031 gene encoding prostaglandin E2 receptor EP4 subtype-like isoform X2, which translates into the protein MATSTVYDWETPDTASVATWPLLDIFNLTLNSANQTNDSNVTLSTTGRKVSPASTAIQFTFGVIGNLLAIFVLVRSAKSHKWRVFYRLVGALAVTDLFGIVATSPVAFIVYANNLKWVGGQPLCDYLSFMLIFAGLATVFIVAAMSLDRFVAVWFPYSYNVTMKKAYLVNLAVISLWLVSISIAFLPLIGLGQNVLQFPGTWCFFNFFGTDIEDKFFAYFYATIGIIMILLTAILNSLVIFMLGKANRQNGLRRKAASVGSRSGRTRRNDVFIMIFLVVLMVVFATCWTPLMIRIYILQGSHTPSPLLDRPADLLALRMASINQLLDPWVYILLRKENMLRVLRLMERFRKHKGFR